The following are encoded in a window of Neomicrococcus lactis genomic DNA:
- a CDS encoding helix-turn-helix transcriptional regulator: protein MALNHVLLGLLQLSPMTGYDLKKHLDSSISHLWSADKAQVYRTLATMVDEGLATVHVVRGVNFPDRQEHHITDKGREVLREWLLGPNEKQTVREPFLIRVFNAGNLEAVELETLFAVRQEVLEREIAEFNAERDALGDAAQRAGNRRSFLMAATLEATIVKLEAELKWVKSTLKQLKSLPA from the coding sequence GTGGCGCTCAATCATGTCCTGCTGGGACTTCTGCAACTTTCACCGATGACCGGTTACGACCTCAAGAAGCATCTGGATTCGTCCATTTCGCATCTTTGGAGCGCGGACAAGGCTCAGGTGTATCGCACTCTGGCCACGATGGTCGATGAAGGCCTCGCCACCGTGCACGTGGTCCGCGGCGTGAACTTCCCGGACCGCCAAGAGCACCACATCACGGACAAGGGCCGTGAGGTTCTTCGCGAGTGGCTCTTGGGCCCCAATGAAAAGCAGACGGTACGCGAGCCGTTCTTGATTCGCGTCTTCAATGCCGGCAACCTCGAAGCCGTCGAGTTGGAAACCCTCTTTGCTGTGCGCCAGGAGGTGCTCGAACGTGAGATTGCAGAATTCAATGCTGAGCGCGACGCCCTAGGGGATGCCGCGCAGCGTGCAGGAAACCGCCGGTCGTTCTTGATGGCCGCTACCCTAGAGGCCACCATCGTGAAGCTCGAGGCTGAGCTGAAATGGGTCAAGTCCACGCTCAAGCAGCTCAAATCTCTGCCTGCCTAA
- a CDS encoding phosphoenolpyruvate carboxykinase (GTP): MSESSDHQVLDAQGAAHTTHAKLAAWVDEVAQLTKPDSVYWVDGSQEEWDRLTQELVDAGTLTRLNPELFPNSFAAFSDPADVARVEEQTFICSENERDSGFTNNWMEPSKMKAKLTSLFDGSMRGRTMYVIPFVMGHVDADDPKFGVEITDSAYVVASMRIMARIGTDVLRKMEELDAFFVPALHSVGAPLEEGQQDVSWPCNKEKWIVHFPEERSIWSYGSGYGGNALLGKKCYALRIASVMARDEGWLAEHMLILRLTSPEGKAYHIAGSFPSATGKTNLALIQPTIKGWKAETLGDDITWIRLGREGEMRVVNPEAGLFGVAPGTGWSTNPNAMRGIAKGNSIFTNVALTDDGGVWWEGMTDDVPAHLTDWRGNDWTPESKEPAAHPNSRFCTPIDQIDMLAKEYYEPNGVELNAILFGGRRKTTIPLVTQSRDWTNGVFMGATLSSETTAAAAGQVGVVRRDPMAMLPFIGYDAGDYLAHWERISQKANPERLPKIFLVNWFRRNAEGGFAWPGFGENSRVLKWAIERIEGKAEALETPIGFTPAPGALDLEGLDLSEDELQEATRFDASEWANELKSIEEWFAKFGDSLPASLQAELEGLKERLGAK; the protein is encoded by the coding sequence ATGAGCGAGAGCTCCGATCACCAAGTCCTTGACGCTCAAGGGGCGGCACACACAACCCATGCCAAATTGGCTGCATGGGTCGACGAGGTTGCCCAACTTACCAAGCCTGACTCGGTCTATTGGGTCGATGGCAGTCAAGAAGAGTGGGATCGGCTCACGCAGGAACTCGTTGACGCTGGAACGCTGACGCGACTGAACCCTGAGTTGTTCCCTAACTCGTTTGCAGCTTTCTCTGATCCTGCAGACGTGGCCCGCGTCGAAGAACAGACTTTCATCTGCTCTGAGAATGAGCGCGATTCCGGCTTCACCAATAACTGGATGGAGCCTTCCAAGATGAAGGCCAAGCTCACGAGCCTCTTCGATGGCTCGATGCGCGGCCGCACCATGTACGTGATTCCTTTCGTCATGGGCCACGTCGACGCTGATGATCCAAAGTTCGGCGTCGAAATCACCGACTCCGCCTACGTTGTGGCTTCCATGCGCATCATGGCTCGCATCGGCACGGACGTTCTTCGCAAAATGGAGGAGCTGGACGCATTCTTCGTTCCAGCACTCCACTCCGTTGGCGCACCGCTTGAAGAGGGCCAGCAGGACGTTTCCTGGCCATGCAACAAAGAGAAGTGGATTGTTCACTTCCCTGAAGAGCGTTCCATTTGGTCCTACGGCTCCGGCTACGGCGGCAACGCTCTCTTGGGTAAGAAGTGCTATGCGCTTCGTATTGCTTCCGTGATGGCTCGAGATGAGGGATGGCTCGCAGAGCACATGCTCATCCTGCGCCTGACCTCGCCTGAAGGAAAGGCGTACCACATCGCAGGTTCCTTCCCTTCCGCAACGGGCAAAACCAACCTCGCCTTGATTCAGCCAACCATCAAGGGATGGAAGGCCGAGACCCTCGGCGACGACATCACCTGGATCCGTCTGGGCCGCGAGGGCGAAATGCGCGTCGTGAACCCAGAAGCTGGCCTCTTCGGTGTTGCTCCGGGCACGGGCTGGTCAACCAACCCGAATGCAATGCGCGGTATTGCCAAGGGCAACTCGATCTTCACGAACGTTGCACTCACCGATGATGGTGGCGTGTGGTGGGAAGGTATGACGGACGATGTTCCGGCTCACCTCACCGACTGGCGCGGCAACGACTGGACTCCAGAATCCAAGGAGCCGGCTGCTCACCCGAACTCCCGCTTCTGCACGCCGATCGATCAGATCGACATGCTCGCCAAGGAGTACTACGAGCCAAATGGAGTGGAACTCAACGCGATCCTCTTTGGTGGTCGCCGCAAGACCACCATCCCATTGGTCACCCAGTCTCGCGACTGGACCAACGGTGTCTTCATGGGCGCCACGCTTTCTTCCGAGACCACGGCAGCTGCCGCCGGTCAGGTGGGTGTGGTTCGCCGCGACCCGATGGCTATGCTTCCGTTCATCGGTTACGACGCCGGCGATTACTTGGCGCACTGGGAACGCATCTCCCAGAAGGCTAATCCGGAGCGTTTGCCGAAGATCTTCTTGGTCAACTGGTTCCGTCGCAACGCTGAGGGAGGCTTCGCGTGGCCTGGCTTCGGCGAGAACTCCCGCGTCCTCAAGTGGGCTATCGAGCGTATCGAGGGCAAGGCTGAGGCCCTGGAGACTCCGATCGGCTTCACCCCAGCTCCGGGTGCGCTTGACCTCGAGGGTCTTGACTTGAGTGAAGACGAGCTACAAGAAGCCACTCGTTTCGATGCTTCCGAGTGGGCTAACGAGCTCAAGAGCATCGAGGAATGGTTCGCGAAGTTCGGCGACTCCCTCCCCGCCTCGCTTCAGGCTGAACTCGAAGGCTTGAAGGAACGCTTGGGCGCGAAGTAA
- a CDS encoding helix-turn-helix domain-containing protein: MRVYLVKCESYLVAKALFNVATDDRVEGLSCRGEDERLFDRLSPSEKSVLNFMADGLANETIAGSLNLSSPTVESHVRAILSKIVSVPEESMGRRVCAVPLREFAGGVYLEAT; the protein is encoded by the coding sequence GTGCGGGTGTACCTTGTGAAATGTGAAAGCTACCTAGTGGCAAAGGCGCTATTCAACGTGGCGACTGACGATCGAGTCGAAGGCTTGAGCTGCCGTGGTGAAGACGAACGACTGTTTGATCGATTGTCACCGAGCGAGAAATCGGTTTTGAACTTTATGGCCGACGGACTCGCGAATGAAACGATCGCCGGGAGTTTGAACTTGTCGTCACCGACCGTTGAATCTCACGTCCGCGCGATCCTCTCGAAGATTGTTTCCGTTCCAGAAGAATCGATGGGCCGTAGGGTGTGCGCAGTCCCGCTCAGGGAGTTTGCAGGGGGGGTTTACCTTGAGGCAACTTGA
- a CDS encoding TetR/AcrR family transcriptional regulator: protein MTARERALKAAVSVVADLGFQALTHAKVDATAKLPPGSTSNYFRTKDALVSGLIRHIADQEMSNGGGSLAAKTPEELVEKIGGLILALTTVRRELTAARMAIFLSGKHAGEIRDSFAEGAAFFHRELVATFTELGAADPHSAASALMSCAEGIILHRLTWDADPDPLPQLALVVKGALASS, encoded by the coding sequence ATGACCGCGCGAGAACGTGCCCTGAAAGCAGCTGTTTCCGTAGTCGCAGACCTCGGCTTTCAAGCATTAACCCACGCCAAGGTCGATGCCACAGCGAAGCTGCCGCCGGGCTCCACTTCTAACTACTTCCGCACGAAAGACGCTCTGGTCAGCGGTCTCATCCGCCACATCGCGGATCAGGAAATGAGCAACGGCGGCGGCTCACTCGCCGCCAAGACGCCAGAGGAACTAGTGGAGAAAATCGGCGGCCTCATCTTGGCGCTCACCACAGTCCGCCGCGAACTCACAGCCGCTCGCATGGCCATCTTCCTCTCAGGAAAGCACGCCGGGGAGATTCGGGATAGCTTCGCAGAAGGTGCAGCGTTCTTCCACCGCGAGCTGGTGGCCACTTTCACGGAACTTGGTGCAGCAGACCCTCACTCGGCCGCTTCGGCCTTGATGTCCTGCGCTGAGGGAATCATCTTGCATCGCCTCACGTGGGATGCAGATCCCGACC